AGATGATGGAAGAGCTTGCCGCTATCCTTCGTAAAAAAAGGATGGAAAGAGGCGCCATCGATTTTGATTTTAAAGAATCAAAGGTACTGGTTGATGAAGAAGGTCACCCAACGGATGTCGTTTTGCGAGAGCGTTCAGTCGCTGAAAAGCTGATCGAGGAATTCATGCTGGCGGCGAACGAAACGGTCGCCGAGCATTTCCACTGGCTTGATGTGCCATTCATCTATCGTATTCACGAAGATCCAAAAGAGGATAAGCTGAGAAAATTCTTTGATTTCATTACAAACTTCGGATACCTTGTCAGAGGATCCGCAAACGGAGTGCACCCAAGAGCCCTGCAGGAAATCATCGAGGAAGTCCAGGGGAAGCCGGAGGAAATGGTGGTTTCAACTGTCATGCTCCGTTCGATGCAACAGGCGAAATACTATCCAGAAAGCCTTGGACACTTTGGTCTATCAACAGAGTTCTACACGCACTTCACATCACCAATTCGTCGTTATCCTGACTTGATTGTCCACCGCTTGATCAGGACCTACTTGATCGAAGGCAAGCTCGACCAGGCAACGAAGGAAAAATGGAATGCAATGCTGCCGGATATCGCCGAGCATTCATCCAATATGGAGCGCAGAGCTGTTGAAGCCGAACGTGAAACAGATGAGCTGAAGAAAGCCGAGTACATGGAAGATAAAGTTGGGACGGAATACGATGGAATCATCAGTTCCGTTACGAACTTTGGGATGTTTGTCGAGCTTCCTAACACAATTGAAGGCCTAGTACATGTCAGCTACATGACAGATGATTATTACCGCTATGATGAACGCCATCTAGCGATGATTGGCGAGCGAACAGGCAATGTCTTCAGAATCGGGGATGAAATCACCGTCCGCGTCATCAAAGTCAATAAAGATGAGCGCTCTATCGATTTCGAAATTGTCGGCATGAAAGGTACTCCAAGACGTGAACGCCCTGCGGCACCAAAGGTCTTCAAGACTGGCAGCAGCGAGAAGAAGCCGCGTCGCGGAAAAGAAGAGGAAGGCAAACGTGGCGGCCGAGGATCTGGCGGAAGAGGATCAGGAGGCGGCAGAGACGGCTCAGGCTCCGGTTCAAAACCAAAGAGCAAGAAGAAAAAGTTCTTTGAGAACGCCCCAGCCGCAAAACGCAAACCCAAAAAGAGAAAATAGGCAAACTGAAAAAGAGAGCTCCTGATGAAGGGGCTCTCTGTTGTCCTTTAATAAAAAAGTATACTTAGATTAGTGTCTAGCTCCAGCGCCTAGCCCCTCGAGCCGCTTCGGTCCGCCCAATGAAGTCAAAGAGCGACTTCACTGGTCGGCCCTCCGAGGCACACGATGTGCTAGACCCGCCAGCCACAGGACGTGGCGTTATCGGCGGGCAGCGCTTGTCGGGGCTGACCAAGGCGCTTGCGCTTTTCATTGTGACAGCGTTCGTTATTTGCTAAAATGTTAAACAATAGAAGGGGGAAGTTTTTATGCCAAAAGGTGAGGGAAAAGTCGTCGCACAAAATAAAAAAGCAAACCACGACTATTTCATCGAAGAAACTTATGAAGCCGGAGTAGTTCTTCAGGGAACAGAGATTAAATCAATCCGTAACGGACGCGTCCAGCTAAAGGATTCATACGCGAAAGTCCATAATGGTGAGTTATTCTTATATAACCTGCACATCAGCCCATATGAACAGGGAAACCGTTATAACCATGACCCGCTGCGGACAAGAAAGCTTTTGCTTCACAAACGCCAGATCAATCAGCTGATTGGTGAAACGAAGGAAGCAGGATATGCGCTGGTGCCATTGAAGATTTACCTAAAGAACGGATACGCGAAGGTTTTAATCGGTCTTGGTAAGGGTAAAAAGAACTATGACAAGCGTGAGACGCTAAAGAAGAAGGAAGCAGGCCGTGATATTGAGCGTGCATTCCGCGAACGCCAGAAAATGTAAGCTTGTCAGCTGAGGAAGAGTGTACCAGTTGAAAAAAGTACTCAGTGTGTTATAATAATAATTGTCACCAGTTAGTGACAGCATAACTTAATGCTCGGCTTACCGAGTTCTCCTAACGTCTGTATCATGGATACAGCAACCTTTTATATGGGGACGTTACGGATTCGACAGGGGTAGTTTGAGCTTAGGTGGCGAGTCGAGGGGATCGGCCTCGTAAAAACGTCAACGCCTATAACTGGCAAAGAAAACAACAACTTCGCTTTCGCAGCTTAATACTGCATAGCGGTTCGCCCCTCCATCGCCCATGTGGTAGGGTAGCGGACTCACTCTAAGTGGGCTACGCCGGATTCCACCGCCTGAGGATGAAGGAAGAGAACAACCAGGCTAGCTGGCCGGCCGCCTGTCGGTAGG
This DNA window, taken from Mesobacillus boroniphilus, encodes the following:
- the smpB gene encoding SsrA-binding protein SmpB; translation: MPKGEGKVVAQNKKANHDYFIEETYEAGVVLQGTEIKSIRNGRVQLKDSYAKVHNGELFLYNLHISPYEQGNRYNHDPLRTRKLLLHKRQINQLIGETKEAGYALVPLKIYLKNGYAKVLIGLGKGKKNYDKRETLKKKEAGRDIERAFRERQKM